DNA from Actinoplanes sp. SE50/110:
GCGCGGGCAGACGCCGGAGGAGCTGACCCTGCAGGAGGCGATCGAGATGATCGCCGAGAAGCGGGCCAAGGGGCCGGCACCGAAGAAGGCACCCGCCAAGAAGGCCGCACCCGCGAAGAAGGCCGCGGCCAAGGCCGCCACGCCGGCCAAGAAGGCGACGGCCAAGAAGGCCGCGCCGGCGAAGAAGGCCGCACCCCGCAAGGCCGCGGCCTCCTCCGAGTGAGTCAGGCGCCGAGCACCCGGTCCAGGTACGCGTTGGTGAAGACCCGGGCCGGGTCGAGGCGGTCCCGCACGGCCAGGAAATCGTCGAATCGGGGGTACGCGGGTCGCAGATCCGCCGCGGACCGATAATGCATCTTGCCCCAGTGCGGCCGCCCGCCCAGCGGCTCGCAGAGCGCCTCTAGCGCCTTGAAATACGGCTCGTACGGGCTGCCCCGGAACTGGTGCACCGCGATGTAGGCGGATTCCCGCCCGTAGCCGTGCGACAGCCAGACGTCGTCCGGCCCGGTGAACCGCACCTCGACCGGGAACAGCACCTTGAACGGCAACGCGTCGATCAGCCGGGGCAGCGCGTCGATCACCTCGGGCAGGGCGGCGCGCGGGATCTCGTACTCCATCTCGGTGAATGTGACCCGGCGCGGCGAGCAGAACACCCGATCCGAGCGGTCGGTGTAACTCCGGGCGCTCAACGCGCGCGCGGTCAGCGAGCTGATCGTCCGCACCGATCCTGGGAACCGCTGCCCGACCTTGCAGACGCCCTGGAACACCGTGTTGGACAGGAAGTCGTCGTCGAGCCAGCCGCGGAACCGCGACAGCGGCCGATCGTGCTCCGGCACCCGATTGTTGATCTTCACGCTGGCCCGGTCGGTGTACGGATACCAGAAGAACTCCACGTGGTCGTTGCCGTCCACCCACTCCTCGACCCCGGCCAGCACGTCGGCAAGCGCCATCGGCTTCTCGTCGGCCAGCAGGGTGAACGCCGGCACGCAGCGCAGTGTCACCTCGACCAGCACGCCGAGCGCGCCCAGCCCGGCGCGGACCGCGGGGAACTCCGGAGAGCCCGGGTCGTACCGCTCGACCTTGCCGGCCGCGGTGACCAGGGTGACCGCCTCCACGCAGGAGGCGAGCGTCCCGTGCCCGATGCCGGTCCCGTGGGTCGCCGTGGAGATGGCCCCGGCCACCGTCTGCACGTCGATGTCACCCAGGTTCGGCATGGCCAGCCCGTGCTGGGCGAGCACCGCGTTGAGCACCGACAGCGGCATCCCGGCCTGCACGGTCACCAGCGGCCCGTCGACCGCGACCAGATCGGTCATCCGGTGCAGCAGCATCCGCTGGTCCTCGGCGACCGCGATCGCGGTGAACGAGTGCCCGGTGCCGACCGTCTTGATCCGGCGCCCGGCCTGCGCCGCGGCGGTCACCATGGCGGCCACCTCGTCGATACCCGCCGGCGCGAGCACCTCCGCGACCGACTCCTGATTCTGTCCCCAGTTCGTCCACCGGCGGGCGTTCACGGGTGTAGTCATTCCGGCTCTTGTCCTCCGTCCGAGCGGACACCAGCACCTGGCGTCCCGTCGATGCGCCTCGCTCGTTGATCCGAGTAACGTTCGATTTATCACTGAGATTTATTCATGACCAGGTATGAATTCCGTCGTCGTGAACGAATCTCACTGCTGAGAGGGAGTGGCGACGCGTGTCGACACCAACCGTCAGCACCGGACCGCTGCGGCGGGTTCCGGTGCAGGGCAGAAGCGTTGCCCGAGTTCAACGCATGCTCGATGCCTGCGCCGAGCTGGTGGACGAGGTGGGCTATGAGGGCCTGACCACGACGCTGCTGGCCGAGCGGGCCGAGGTCGCCATCGGCTCGGTCTACCAGTTCTTCCCGGACAAGCGGGCCATCGTGCAGGCCCTGGCACTGCGCAACATGGACGCGTATCTGCAGAGCCTCTCCGACCGGTTCGCGTCGGAGACGTTCGCCCACTGGTGGGACGCGGTGGACGCGGCCATAGACGGTTACATCCACATGCACCGTAGCGTTCCCGGTTTCCGCACGCTGCACTTCGGCGACGTCGTCGACCTGCACCTGCTCGACTCCGACCGGGACAACAACGCGGTGATCGCCGAGCGCCTGGCCGAGCTGCTGACCGACCAGTTCCGCCTGGTCGACCGGAACCGGGTGCGGTTCGCGCTGCAGATCTCGGTGGAGGCGGCCGACGCGCTGATCAAGCTGGCCTTCCGGCGCGACCCGTCCGGCGACGAGGCGGTGCTCACCGAGGTGAAGGCACTGATCCGGGAGTACCTGCACCGGCACGTGCAGGCCTGAGTCAGCCCAGGAAAGCATGACCCTCGCCCCGGTACGTCGGGGCCGGCGTGCTGCGGTCGCCGTCGATCAGGTGCACCTCGTTGACGTGCTCGCACATCTCGCCGGCCTTGGCGTGCCGGAACCACACCCGGTCGCCCGGGCGCAGAACCTCGGCGGCCTCGCCGAGCAGCGGGGTCTGCACCTCGCCCGGACCCTCGTCGGCCTTGAACGCCAGGCCGGCCGGCAGGTACGGCTGGGGCAGCCGGGAGGTTTCGGCCGGGCCGGAGGCGATCCAGCCACCGCCCAGCACGGTGGCGATCCGCGGAGCTGGACGGCGCACCACCGACAGGGCGAAGAACGCCGCCGGGGTGGGCCGCCAGTTGCGATAGGCGTCGAACAGGGTCGGGCCGTACAGCCCCGAACCGGCGGTGACCTCGGTGACCGACGGGTCGGCGCTGGTCGCTGCGACACTGCCGGTCCCGCCGCCGTTGACGTACCGCAGATCGGCATGTTCCCGGACGGCCCGCACCGCCGCGGCCCGGCGCCGCAGCAGCTCGGGGAAGGCCCGGCTCTGCATCAGCCGGATGGCGCGGGCGCGGAGCGCCTGCCCCGGCGGATCGTCACCGACCCCGGCGATGTGCGCCTCGTAGGACATCAGCCCGACCAGCCGGAACCCGGGCCGGGCGGCGATCGTGCGGGCCAGCTCGCCGGCCTGGACCGCGGAGTGCACCGGGGAACGGCGGACGCCGACGTGCAGCGCCGCGGCCGGTTTCCAGGAGGCGTCCAGATCCATGCAGAGCCGGACGGTGGCGCGGTCGCCGGGACCGGTCACCTGGTCGACGAGGTCCAGCTGGGCCGGGTGATCCACCATGATCGAGATGGCGGCGGCCAGGCTTTCGTCGCCGGCCAGCTCGCGCAGCGCGGCCCGGTGCGCGGTCGGGTAGGCGACCAGCACGTCGTCGGTCACTCCGGACCGGACCAGCCAGATCGCCTCCGGCAGTGTGTAAGCCATCACACCGTGCCAGCCGGGGCGGGCCAGCACCCGCTCCAGCAGCGCCCGGCAGCGCACCGACTTGCTCGCCACCCGGATCGGCTTGCCCGCCGCCCGGGCGGTCAGCCGGTCCGCGTTGTCGTCGAAGGCAGCCAGGTCCACCGCGGCGACCGGGGTCTCCAGGTGGTCGGTGGCGCGCTCCAGGCGCTGGCGCAGGGCATCGCGGTCAGTGAGCACACCGGCACGCTATCTCGATCCCGACCAACGCGAAAGACATTCATCTCTGGCTTACCCGATGGTGGGAACCCCCGATGACCAGGGCGGGCGGATACAGTGCTCCCCGAGCAGTGACCACGGGGAGGTAGGGGCCATCAACACGGAAAGCCGCCAGGAGACCGCACCGGTCGACCTCACGGGTGCGGCCGCGCTGCGCTCCGTCCTCCGGATCCGGCCGTTCCGCCGCCTCTGGCTGGTGCTCGGCGCCGCCTCGTTCGGCGACTGGATCGGCCTGCTCGCCACCGGCCTGTTCGCCTCCGCCCAGTTCAGCAACTCGGCGGCGCAGGGCGCGGCGTTCGGCGGCACGATCGCCGTCCGCCTGCTGCCGGCGCTGCTGCTCGGCCCGATCGCCGGGGTGTTCGCCGACCGGTTCGACCGGCGCTACACGATGGTGATCACCGACCTGATCCGGTTCGTGTTCTACGGGTCGATCCCGCTGGTGCCGCTGCTCGGCGGCTCACCCGCGCTGACCGTCACGTGGGCCACCATCGCCACCTTCATCGGCGAGACGATCACCCTGATCTGGATCCCGGCCAAGGAGGCGGCGGTCCCCAACCTGCTCCACCACAAGTCCCAGATCGAGGTGTCGAACCAGCTGACCCTGGTCACGACGTACGGCATCACGCCGATCCTGGGCGCCCTGACCCTGTCCGCGTTGACCGCCGGGGTGCAGCACTCCGGCGTCTCGCTGCCCGCCTGGGCGCAGCCGGTCCAGCTCGCGCTGTACATGAACGCGCTGTCCCGGCTGGCCACCGCGCTCACCGTGTTCTTCGGCATCCGGGAGATCGGCGGCAAGAGCGCCGAACGCCAGCAGGCCGCCGAGCAGAGCATGTTCCACCAGTTCCTGGACGGCTGGAAATACATCGGTCGCACCCCGCTGGTCCGCGGCCTGGTACTGGGCATCTTCGGCGCGTTTGCGGCCGGCGGCGTGGTGATCGGCGCGGCCCGCACCTACGCCACCTCGCTGGGCGCCGGCGAAGCCGCCTTCTACCTGCTCTTCGGCACCATCTTCCTGGGCCTGGCGGTCGGTATCGGGCTCGGTCCGATGATCGTCAAGGAGCTCTCCCGGCGCCGCTGGTTCGGCATGAACATCGTCCTGGCCAGCGGCTCGGTGATGTTCCTCGGCCTGGCCTTCCACCTGTCCATGGCCCTGGTCGGTGCGCTGCTCGTCGGCGCCGGCGCCGGCATGGCGTTCCTGGCGGGCACCACGCTGCTCTACGGCGAGGTCGACGACACGGTCCGCGGCCGGGTCTTCGCCGTCGTGCAGATCGGCGTCCGGATGGTGCTGCTGCTCGCCATCACCCTGGCCGGCCTGCTCGTCGGCCTGGGCAGCTCCCGCCGGGTCAACCTGGGCCCGGTGCACTTCGACATCTCGTCCACCCGGGTGCTGCTGCTGGTCGCCGGCGCGATCGGGATCTGGGTCGGGATCGGGTCGTTCCGGCAGATGGACGACAAGAAGGGCGTGCCGATCCTGGCCGACCTGATCGGGTCGGTCCGCGGCCGGCCGCTCACGCCGGCCGAGGAGTTCCTGCGCAGCGGGCTGTTCGTGGTCTTCGAGGGCGGCGAGGGGGCCGGGAAATCCACCCAGGTGGACCGGCTGGCCGACGTGCTGCGCGCCGAAGGGCGCGACGTGGTGGTGACCCGGGAACCGGGAGCCACCGACCTCGGCGGCCGGATCCGCGGGCTGGTGCTCGACCACTCCGAGGACGGGCCGTCGCCGCGGGCCGAAGCGCTGCTCTACGCGGCGGACCGGGCCCATCATGTGGCGACCGTGGTGCGGCCGGCGCTGGCCCGGGGCGCCGTGGTGATCAGCGACCGGTACGTGGACTCGTCACTGGCCTATCAGGGGGCCGGGCGGACGCTGCCGGTGCAGGAGATCTCCTGGCTGTCCTCCTGGGCGACCGGCGGGCTGAAACCGGACCTGGTGGTGCTGCTCGACGTGGACCCGGCGATCGGGCTGAAGCGGGCCAGTGCGCGGGGTGCGGGCGTGGACCGGCTGGAGAGCGAATCGCAGGCGTTCCACGACCGGGTGCGGTATGCGTTCCTCGACCTGGCGGCGGCGGACCCGAAGCGGTATCTGGTGCTGGATGCGGCGCGGCCGGCCGGAGATCTGGCGGAGATGGTGGTGGATCGGATGTCGGGGCTGCTCGCGAGCCGGCCCGCCGCCAGCCCGTCCTCCTCCTCCGCTTAGTCGCCGCGTCTCGTATCGTTTCTTTACCGTCGCCTTTTACCGTCGTCCGAAAGTTTCGGAAACTGTTGCGACAGGTCTCTGTAACCTAGAGCTGTCGATCTATGGCGTCAAGGGCGGAATATCGGCTGCCGCGCCATCCGAATGCTCCGATGTTCATCAATGGACATCGTTGACGCGGGACATGCATCGTGCATAACGTTTCGGCATGTCACCGTAAGTTTCGGAGGCACTTCAGATGAGATCCACTCGTATCGCCGTGCTCCTCGCGGTGGGCCTGGTGGTGGCCGGCTCCGCACCCCTGCGGGCGGTGGCCTCCCCGCGACCCTCCGCCACGTCCGCCCGATCCGTCCTTTCCGCCCTTGACCCCGGCTCGTTGCGGGCCGCTGCCCGGGGCACCGGAGTGCGCATCGGCACCGCCGTCGACATGACGGCGCTCGCCGCCGACGCGCCCTACCAGGCGACGGTCGCGCGCGAATTCGACACGGTCACCCCGGAGAACGTGATGAAGTGGGAGGCCGTCGAACCGCAACCCGGCGTCCACGACTGGGCGGCCGCCGACCAGCTCGTCGACTTCGCCCGTCACCACGGCCAGCTCGTCCGCGGGCACACCCTCGTCTGGCACAACCAGAACCCGTCCTGGCTGACCGAAAGTGCGTACACCCCCGCGCAGCTGCGCACGCTGCTGCGGCAGCACATCTTCGCCGAGGTCGGGCACTTCAAAGGCAAGATCTGGGCCTGGGACGTCGCGAACGAGGTGTTCAACGAGGACGGCACCCTCCGTGACACCCTGTGGCTGCGGGCACTCGGACCCGACTACATCGCCGACGCGTTCCGGTGGGCGCATCAAGCCGACCCGAAAGCAATCCTGTTCCTCAACGACTACAACGTCGAAGGGCTCAACGCCAAGAGCGACGCCTACTACGCACTGATCAAGAAGCTGCGCGGGCAGGGCGTCCCGGTGCAGGGCTTCGGCATCCAGGGACATCTGGCCCTGCAGTACGACCTGCCGATCACCGCGGCGGACAACGTACGACGCTTCGACCGGCTCGGCGTGAAAACCGCGTTCACTGAGGTCGACGTGCGGATGCAGCTGCCGGCGGACACCGCGGAGGTGGCGGGGCAGAGCGAGGGCTTCGGGCTGCTGCTGCGGGCCTGCCTGCTGGCCGAACACTGCATCTCGTACACGGTGTGGGGCTTCAGCGACAAGTACTCCTGGGTGCCGGGCGTCTTCGACGGTCAGGGGTCGGCGACGCCGATGACCGAGACCTTCGAGCCGAAGCCGGCCTATCGCACCCTGCGGGAGACGTTCCTGATCGCTCGGCGCTGACTGCCGTCCCCTCATCCCTGTGCCAGGCTGCGCCGGCCCCGTCCGCCGGCGCAGCCTCCTTTTCCCGCTCCTGCCTTTACCGGCCGCATCCCGCTGCTGCCCGCTGCCGGCCTTTCGCGTGGTCAGCCTTTCCAGAGGGTCAGCATCATGGCCTCGACGGCGATTTCCGGCTTCACGTTCGCGTTGATCGCATCGCGACAGGCCAGGACCGCCTCCAGCCGCCGCAGCGTGCTCTCCGCGGTCCACTTCCGGGCGGCCGCCCCGGACTGCTGCGCGACATCGCCGTGCACCACCGCAACCGGCGCCCGCATCGCCGTGACCAGCACATCCCGATAGAACCCGGCCAGGTCGACCAGCGCCCGGTCCAGCGCGTCCCGCTGCGCCCGGGTGGCCCGCGACTTCTGCCTCTTCTCCAGGTCCTTGATCTGACCGGCCGCGCCCCGCATCGCGCCCGCCGCCCCGCGGCCGGTGCCGCCCGCGCCGAGCGCCTGCTCCAGCGCCGACCGCTCACTCGCGTCGGACTCGGCCACACTCCCGGCGGCCTCCGCCTTGGCCGCGGCCACCAGGCCCGCCGCGATCTCGAACGCGGCGCCCACCCCGGTCAGCCTTTTCGGCACCGCCAGCACCGCCTCCCGCCGGGCCCGCGCCTCCGGATCGGCCGCCAGCAGCCGCGCCCGGACGATGTCCCCCTGTGCCGCCGCGGCCGCCCAGGCCGCCGTGTCCGGTGCCATCCCGTCCCGCTCGACCAGCGCCGCGGCCACCGTGTCGGCCGGCGGCTGGCGCAGCGCCACCAGTCGGCACCGGGACCGGATCGTCACCGAGATGTCGTCCGGATGCGTCGACGGCGTGCACAGCAGGAACACCGTCCGCGGTGGCGGCTCCTCGATCGCCTTCAGCAGCGCGTTGCCGGCCGCCTCGGTGAGCCGGTCGGCATCCTCGATCACCACCACCTGCCATCGGCCACCGGACGGCGCGGTCGCCGCGCGCAGCACCAGGGCGCGCATCTCGTTGACCCCGATCGACAACCCCTCCGGCGCCACGAACCGCACGTCGGCATGAGTCCGACCCAGCACGGTGTGGCACCCGTGACACTCCCCGCACCCGCTGCCGCCGCGCTCACACTGCAGCGCCGCCGCGAACGCCCGCGCCGCCACCGACCGCCCCGCGCCCGCCGGCCCGGTGAAGATCCACGCGTGCGTCATCGCGCCGCTGGCCACCTGCTCCCCGGCGACCACCCGGGCCGCCGCCCCGGCTGCCCGGCGCAGCGTCTCCACCGGCTCCGCCTGGCCCACCAGGTCGGAGAACACGTCATGCGAACTCACCCGCCGATGGTATGGCCACCCTCCGACATTCCTCGGACCGGTCGTCCCCGCCGGGTGACACCACGCCGTCGCCGGGTGTCTGTGCCGCCCCACCTCCGCCGGCCGGTCCTCGGCCCGGGTCCTCCACCAGGCGTCCGGCCAGCACTGACGCACCGTGCTCAGCAACCGGTGTCAGGGTGACGCCGGGTGCCGCACCGGAAGTTATCCACAGAGGACTCCGCGAGCTGCGAAAGGCCGGTAGATTCATGGCCGGAACGCGACGGCAACGTGACGCGCGGTGAGGAGCCAGGTGCATGGCCCGAGAGATCGACGAGACGTGGATCGATGAGGCGATCGATCGCTACCGGCGCGTCGAGGGCCTGCGTGCCGAGTTCGACAAGGCCGTGGCGACGCACCAGGTCTCGGTGCACTCACCCGACCAGACCATCGAGGTGGTGGTCACCGCGACCGGCGAGATCGTGGATGTCCGGGTGCAGGGCGAGTTCGTCAAGCGCACCGCCGCCGAGTTCTCCCGTGAGCTGCGGGCCGTCATCGCCAGCGCCACCGAGGCCGCCCGCTGGGCTCGTGACAAGCTGCACGCCGAGGTCTTCGGCGCGTTCCGCTCCCTGGAGGACCACTGACATGGACCGCATCGCCGACCGGATCGACCAGGCGGCCGCCGAACTGAGCACCATCGACCGACGGGCGCCCCACCTGCTGCCCGGACCCGGGGCGTTCGGCGCCGACGATGTCGGCCGGCCCGGCCGGCTCGGCCACCGCCTGCACGAGAGGTGGGCCGCGGTGCTCCAGGCCCGCGCCGACGAGGCGGCCGGTCTGTCCGGGCGCCTGACCGATCTGGCCCAGTCCGTCCGCAGCACCTCCCGGGACTACAGCCAGACTGACGAGTCCGTTCGTCACCGCCTGCTGCGAGGTCTCTGATGCGCGGCCCACGCTCGCTTCCGCGCGTCTTGCCTCGCCCGCTCCTGGGCGTCCTGTCTGGCTCACGTCCGCGCCCGGGCGTCTTGCCTGGTCCGTGTTTGCTTCCGCGCCTTTTGCCTCGTTCGCGCCCGCTTTCGTGCGCTTTGCCTCCCCGGCGTTCGCTGCCACGTGTGCGGCGATCGGCTCGGTGGGCCTCCGCGGTGGCGTCGACGGGGTGGCGCGACCCTGTGCGGCGAGGTTTCTGATGGACCGGCTCGATCAACTTCTGACCGTTGCGGATCCGCTGCTCAGCCGGGTCGATCAACTGCTCACGTCGGTCGGTGCGCCGGCCGGCCACGATGTCTGGCCCGAGCTGCGCCGGGTCCGGTTGCTACCCGGCGACGCGGTCCGCGCGGTCGCCGCCCTGCATCCGGCCGCGCTGGCCGACGCCGTCCCCGAGCTCCGCGCACAGGCCCGGGTCTGCGCGGACACCGCTGACGCCCTGCCGCTGGCCACCACCTGGACGGGCCACGCCGCCGAAGCTTACGAGGCCACCCGCCGCCGCACCGCCGAGCAGCTCAACGTCGGCCCCGACAGCCTGTCCCGCCGGATGACCGCCACGGCCGACCTGGCCGGCGCCCTGCACGACTGGATGACGCACACCCGCGCCGCGCTGGCCTACGCCCTGGCCGACAGCCTGAACTCCGCCGAGGCTTTGACGGTCACCGTGAGCAGCGGTTTCCCGCAGCCCGCGGAAACCCGCGCCGCCGCTGCCATTGCCACCCACGTGCTCCGCACCATCGCCGACAGCTACGACCGCGCCGAGAATCTCCTCGACGACTCCTCATCTTTGACAACTCCACAGTCGACCTGAAGTCGTCCGTCCGCACGCCGGCGCCCCATCCCGGGGTCGTCTTGCAGGACGGATGGTTGCCGTCCCGATGTGGTCTCAGGGGCCGCTGACACTCCCGGATTCGCCGCGCTGAGATGCTTGCCCGTCGCCGCCGGGAGTCCAAGGGTCGCTATGGTTCGTCGATGCCGTTGAACAATCCGTGGCTGGCCGGGGACGTGCCGGACCGGCGGTTGCCGAAGGACCGGCTTGAGGAGCGGATCCGCAACCTGTTCTCCAGTCAGAACATGGGTGTGCTCGCCACTGCCGGTGGGCAGGGGCCGGTGGCCACGCCGGTGCGGTACTACTCGTTGGATCTGGCGGTGATGTTCACGGCGTCGCCCCGGTCGCCGAAGATGCGGAACATCGCTGATGACCCAAGGGTGTCCTTCGGGATCTTCGCGCCGCTGGTCGGCTTGGCCAGCAGCCGAGGGGCGCAGCTCTTCGGCCGAGCCCGGGTGCTCGGGCCGGGCGACCCCGGGCAGGTGCCCTACTGGGAGGCCTTCCGCTGGGAGAACGAGCACGCCGAACGCGGGCGTCTCCTCAGCGAACCGCCGGCTGAGACGCTCGTCGTCCTCGACCCGGACCGGATCGTCTACACCGAACACTGGCTGCGCCGTGACGGCTACGCCCCGCGCCAGATCTGGCGCCGCGCCGACCCCGGAAAGCCGGTGCGACCCGGGTCTTGACCGGCTCGCGACCCGGGGGTCGCGGCGCAGGGTTGCGACCCCCGGGGTCGTGGCGCAGCTTGAAATCCGGTGTCGTGGTGCAGCTTGGGATCCGGTGTCGTGGTGCAGCTTGAAATCCGGTGTCGTGGTGCAGCTTGGGATCCGGTGTCGTGGTGCAGCTTGAAATCCGGTGTCGTGGTGCAGCTTGGGATTCGGTGTCGTGGTGCAGCTTGGGATCCGGGGTTGTGGCGCTGCACCACGACCCCGGGGTCGTGGTGCAGCGGGTGCCCGGGTGTGGGTGGCGGTGGTGGGTGTTACGGGGTCGGGCGGCGGCGACGGGTGCCGAGGAGAAAGGCGCAGAGGCCGCCGATGAGCAGGCCGGCGCCGGTGATGAACAGTGGGGCCGAGCGGGGGCCGGTTACCGGAAGGGTGCCGCCCTGGACTCCGGATTCCAGGGTGCGTTTGCCTTGTTCGGGGGCTACGGCGGCGGCTTCCAGGATGCCGACTCCCAGGTTGGCGATCACCGCGGATGATTCGTAGCCGGGGTTGCCGCGGTCCTTCGAGGAGTGTTGGGAGCGCAGGACGGCGATCTTGATGGCAGTGGCTCGGGCGGCCAAGGCGTGGCCCTTCGATGCCTGCCGGACGTCACCCAGGGAGATACGGACGAGGGCTTGTCCGGCCGGAGCGCTCTCCAACACCGGGCCGCGGGCAACCGTTCCGCCGGCGTCAGGTCCGTTGCCGGCTCGGGTGGAGGTCTTGTCGGAGGACCGGGCCGAGGTTCCGGTACTGGAACCGGGGCCGGTGGTGGGGGAGGGAACGGGGAGATTCGGGATCGACGGCAGTGCCGGACCCCGGGACGGGAGGACCGGGACGGTGGCGGACTCCGTGGGCCGGGCTGCGTCGCTGACCGTGATGTCTGCGTGGTCGGTGGCCGTGCTCAACCGCGTACGCGGGAAATGCGGGCCGGAGATCTCGACGGCCGCGGGTTGATAGCGGACCTCGCCGCCGGTGGCGGCTGACATGGATACCTGCAGCGAGGGGGCGCGGAGGACCCGGACGTGGATCTCGCCGCCGGCCAGGGTGAACTCGGCGGCCCTGACGGTTGCCGAAGCGACCGCCTTCGCGGTGGTGCCGTGGCCGGTCAGGGCGGTGTTGCTGATGGTAGAGGACTTCGCCGGGACGCGGATCAGCTCGCCGGTGGCCCCGGTCAGCGTGACCCGGTCGAGGGCGGTCGCCGCGCGGGAGGTTTCGCCGGCGGTTGCGGCGCAGGCCATCGCGTCGGTCCAGCGGGCGTGGGCGGACAACGTCGTCGTGCCGGTCTGGATCGGGCCGAGACGTTCGGCGGCGGTGTGCTGCTCGACCGGTCCGGAGTGGGTCGGCGGCGTCTGCTGCAACACCTGCTCGGCGGCGGGAGCGCCGGCGACCCGGCCGTCCAGGGTCTGGGCAGCGGCGGCGGACTTCACCGGACCGTCGGCGATCATGACGCTTCGGGCGTCGCCGACCCCGACGCCGCCGATCACCTGTGTCGTGTCGCCGGCACCGGCGGTCGCCGGCCTCGTGTCGCCGTTGGCGTCGCCGCCGCCCGTGGCGCCGGGTTTGCCGAGCTCGATGCGGGCGTCGCGGTCGGCGTGGCTGCTGTCGAGGGCGTCAAGCCTCCAGCGGACCTCGCGGTTGTAGGCAGCGTCACGCTGCCAGCGGACGTCGCGGTTGCCGGCGGCGTCACGCTTCCAGCGGACGTCGCGGTTGCCGGCGGCGTCAAGGCCGGACCGGGCGCGGTGGCCGGGGTGGTAGGCCGCGGGGACGACGCCCGGTGCGGGCATGGCCGTGGCGTCGGATGTGTCCGCGCTGTCCGCGTCCTCTCCGGCGGCGGGGCTGTCCGGGCTGCCGCTGCCGGCGGTGGCGGCCGGATCGTCGGGGGTGAGCTGCTGCAGGACCTCGCCGGCGCTTTCCGTGGGGGCGATCGACGGGCGTTCGCCGCTGTCGTGGCGTGGCAGGCCGGCGCCGTGATCCCGGTTCGGCGTGGGGCGCAGGTCGAGTCGTTCGATGCGGAGCAGTTCGGCCTCGGACTGGGCGGCATAGCGGTGGGCTTGCTGGCACGGTGCCGGGGCGGGGGCGAGTGTCGATGCGGCATGCGCGGGCAGGGGCGCGGTGAGCGTGCTCGCGAACCCGAGCGCAGCGACGCTGGCGGCCAGCGACCTGGCGGGTGTCATGGCAAGTCCTTTCGAGGCGGGGGCAGGCAAGGCGGGGCAGGCAAGGCGGGACGAGACGGGGCGGGACGAGACGGGGCGGGACGAGACGGGGCGGGACGAGACGGGGCGAAGCCTCGTGGCAGGGCAAGGCGGCGGCGGGGCGGTGTCAGGGCAGGGCGGAGGCGGGCGGGTGAAGCCGGGATGGTGCTGGCGGTGCGGCGTCTACGGGACTGGCCAACGAGGGTCGATTGGGGCGGTTGCGCAGCATCTATGCGACAACCCGCCCGGGT
Protein-coding regions in this window:
- a CDS encoding amino acid deaminase/aldolase yields the protein MLTDRDALRQRLERATDHLETPVAAVDLAAFDDNADRLTARAAGKPIRVASKSVRCRALLERVLARPGWHGVMAYTLPEAIWLVRSGVTDDVLVAYPTAHRAALRELAGDESLAAAISIMVDHPAQLDLVDQVTGPGDRATVRLCMDLDASWKPAAALHVGVRRSPVHSAVQAGELARTIAARPGFRLVGLMSYEAHIAGVGDDPPGQALRARAIRLMQSRAFPELLRRRAAAVRAVREHADLRYVNGGGTGSVAATSADPSVTEVTAGSGLYGPTLFDAYRNWRPTPAAFFALSVVRRPAPRIATVLGGGWIASGPAETSRLPQPYLPAGLAFKADEGPGEVQTPLLGEAAEVLRPGDRVWFRHAKAGEMCEHVNEVHLIDGDRSTPAPTYRGEGHAFLG
- the tmk gene encoding dTMP kinase — protein: MVGTPDDQGGRIQCSPSSDHGEVGAINTESRQETAPVDLTGAAALRSVLRIRPFRRLWLVLGAASFGDWIGLLATGLFASAQFSNSAAQGAAFGGTIAVRLLPALLLGPIAGVFADRFDRRYTMVITDLIRFVFYGSIPLVPLLGGSPALTVTWATIATFIGETITLIWIPAKEAAVPNLLHHKSQIEVSNQLTLVTTYGITPILGALTLSALTAGVQHSGVSLPAWAQPVQLALYMNALSRLATALTVFFGIREIGGKSAERQQAAEQSMFHQFLDGWKYIGRTPLVRGLVLGIFGAFAAGGVVIGAARTYATSLGAGEAAFYLLFGTIFLGLAVGIGLGPMIVKELSRRRWFGMNIVLASGSVMFLGLAFHLSMALVGALLVGAGAGMAFLAGTTLLYGEVDDTVRGRVFAVVQIGVRMVLLLAITLAGLLVGLGSSRRVNLGPVHFDISSTRVLLLVAGAIGIWVGIGSFRQMDDKKGVPILADLIGSVRGRPLTPAEEFLRSGLFVVFEGGEGAGKSTQVDRLADVLRAEGRDVVVTREPGATDLGGRIRGLVLDHSEDGPSPRAEALLYAADRAHHVATVVRPALARGAVVISDRYVDSSLAYQGAGRTLPVQEISWLSSWATGGLKPDLVVLLDVDPAIGLKRASARGAGVDRLESESQAFHDRVRYAFLDLAAADPKRYLVLDAARPAGDLAEMVVDRMSGLLASRPAASPSSSSA
- a CDS encoding endo-1,4-beta-xylanase, which translates into the protein MRSTRIAVLLAVGLVVAGSAPLRAVASPRPSATSARSVLSALDPGSLRAAARGTGVRIGTAVDMTALAADAPYQATVAREFDTVTPENVMKWEAVEPQPGVHDWAAADQLVDFARHHGQLVRGHTLVWHNQNPSWLTESAYTPAQLRTLLRQHIFAEVGHFKGKIWAWDVANEVFNEDGTLRDTLWLRALGPDYIADAFRWAHQADPKAILFLNDYNVEGLNAKSDAYYALIKKLRGQGVPVQGFGIQGHLALQYDLPITAADNVRRFDRLGVKTAFTEVDVRMQLPADTAEVAGQSEGFGLLLRACLLAEHCISYTVWGFSDKYSWVPGVFDGQGSATPMTETFEPKPAYRTLRETFLIARR
- a CDS encoding TetR family transcriptional regulator; the encoded protein is MSTPTVSTGPLRRVPVQGRSVARVQRMLDACAELVDEVGYEGLTTTLLAERAEVAIGSVYQFFPDKRAIVQALALRNMDAYLQSLSDRFASETFAHWWDAVDAAIDGYIHMHRSVPGFRTLHFGDVVDLHLLDSDRDNNAVIAERLAELLTDQFRLVDRNRVRFALQISVEAADALIKLAFRRDPSGDEAVLTEVKALIREYLHRHVQA
- a CDS encoding D-arabinono-1,4-lactone oxidase, encoding MTTPVNARRWTNWGQNQESVAEVLAPAGIDEVAAMVTAAAQAGRRIKTVGTGHSFTAIAVAEDQRMLLHRMTDLVAVDGPLVTVQAGMPLSVLNAVLAQHGLAMPNLGDIDVQTVAGAISTATHGTGIGHGTLASCVEAVTLVTAAGKVERYDPGSPEFPAVRAGLGALGVLVEVTLRCVPAFTLLADEKPMALADVLAGVEEWVDGNDHVEFFWYPYTDRASVKINNRVPEHDRPLSRFRGWLDDDFLSNTVFQGVCKVGQRFPGSVRTISSLTARALSARSYTDRSDRVFCSPRRVTFTEMEYEIPRAALPEVIDALPRLIDALPFKVLFPVEVRFTGPDDVWLSHGYGRESAYIAVHQFRGSPYEPYFKALEALCEPLGGRPHWGKMHYRSAADLRPAYPRFDDFLAVRDRLDPARVFTNAYLDRVLGA